Proteins encoded together in one Synechococcus sp. BL107 window:
- the wecB gene encoding non-hydrolyzing UDP-N-acetylglucosamine 2-epimerase — translation MADQPRVTIVLGTRPEAIKLAPVIRTFQACEALTTRVVLTGQHREMVTQVMDLFGLQADKDLNLMAPRQTLTHVTCAALQGLRDDFQDFPPQIVLVQGDTTTAFAAGLAAFYEQIPVGHVEAGLRTDNLLDPFPEEANRRLLSQIATLHFAPTLKAEQNLRASGVVGDLSVTGNTVIDALLLMAEKAPEVQFEGLDWTSQRVILATVHRRENWGDRLTDIASGIRLVLDRFPDTALLLPLHRNPTVRDPLKSLLGDHPRVFLTEPLDYDRLVAAMKGCTMLLTDSGGLQEEAPALGKPVLVLRRTTERPEAVDAGTARLVGTDPTVILEEASRLLGDAEAYELMSRAVNPFGDGQASARILDLCRRHLGV, via the coding sequence ATGGCCGATCAGCCCCGCGTCACCATCGTTTTAGGGACGCGCCCTGAGGCGATCAAGCTCGCTCCTGTGATCCGCACTTTTCAAGCGTGTGAGGCCCTAACGACCCGGGTTGTGTTGACCGGTCAGCACCGGGAAATGGTGACCCAGGTGATGGATCTCTTCGGTTTGCAAGCCGACAAGGATCTCAACTTGATGGCACCACGCCAAACATTGACCCACGTCACCTGCGCTGCGTTGCAGGGCTTGCGGGACGATTTTCAGGATTTTCCTCCCCAGATTGTTCTGGTTCAAGGGGATACGACCACGGCATTTGCGGCCGGTTTGGCAGCGTTCTATGAGCAAATACCGGTCGGTCATGTGGAAGCGGGTTTACGAACCGACAACCTGTTGGATCCGTTCCCCGAGGAAGCCAATCGACGTTTGTTGTCTCAGATCGCCACATTGCACTTCGCTCCGACCCTCAAGGCTGAGCAGAACCTTCGTGCATCTGGGGTTGTTGGAGACCTTTCGGTGACAGGAAACACCGTGATTGATGCGCTGTTGTTGATGGCAGAAAAAGCGCCTGAGGTGCAGTTTGAGGGGCTCGATTGGACATCCCAGCGCGTGATTTTGGCCACGGTCCATCGACGCGAAAATTGGGGAGATCGCTTAACCGACATCGCATCGGGGATTCGATTGGTCTTGGATCGTTTCCCCGACACCGCCCTCTTGCTCCCACTGCATCGCAATCCCACGGTGCGAGACCCCTTGAAATCCCTCTTGGGGGATCATCCGAGGGTCTTCCTAACCGAGCCGCTGGATTACGACCGCCTCGTAGCGGCGATGAAGGGGTGCACGATGTTGCTCACCGACTCCGGTGGACTTCAAGAAGAAGCACCAGCCCTTGGTAAACCAGTGCTTGTACTGCGTCGAACCACCGAACGCCCAGAAGCGGTCGATGCCGGTACGGCTCGGCTGGTTGGCACCGATCCCACTGTCATCTTGGAGGAAGCTTCTCGTCTTTTAGGGGATGCAGAGGCCTACGAATTGATGTCTCGAGCGGTCAATCCCTTTGGTGATGGGCAAGCAAGTGCGCGCATCCTCGATCTCTGCCGGCGCCATCTCGGCGTCTAA
- a CDS encoding NFACT family protein: MDLTTLRAVLWDLRGRVLPSRFEKAQQPSPGTIQLGFRSLKGMVWLELSWQADSPRLTAIEAPPREGAGSTLAQQLQHSLRQLALVKLHQEGFERVVEFHFAPRPGEPIQRVLVLELMGRHSNLLLLDEQRRVIAPGRQVRDHQSRIRPISTGDDYCPPPPLQGHRPDKTERFERWQERLSLIPIPLKKALQQTYQGISPALATQLAGSWLTTPVDQLKAEQWETLHRRWCRWLEQMDLETFALQTNPNGSYRVWGENPAATQDSLALGLGKFYQERLGQRVLAKAQEELRHKIERWRSKEESELNDQQQRLKATENHAEIQQQADALLSLRQPNRDQINEAQKLYKRARKLRRSVAILNERIDHHQQRLALIHGSEGFIEEQLDAMWQDDLARKIGLQELQRELDDLLSPGEPPQSRRRQKQNQPQPLELTSPSGILVQVGRNHRQNDWISLRQARSGDLWFHAQECPGSHVVLKSSNAPADEDDLQLATDLAAYFSRARGNSIASVVMVPTDQLQRIAGAGPGTVRHGSGEIRWGHPQRIKERLFPPSLVEKTG; this comes from the coding sequence ATGGATCTCACCACCCTGCGGGCGGTGCTGTGGGATCTGCGCGGCCGTGTTCTGCCCAGTCGTTTCGAAAAAGCACAACAACCCAGCCCAGGCACCATTCAATTGGGGTTTCGCAGCCTTAAGGGCATGGTTTGGCTCGAACTGAGCTGGCAAGCAGACTCACCCCGCCTCACTGCAATCGAGGCCCCACCCAGAGAGGGGGCTGGCAGCACCTTGGCGCAGCAACTCCAACACAGCTTGCGTCAATTAGCCCTTGTGAAGCTCCACCAAGAGGGGTTCGAGCGCGTGGTGGAATTTCACTTCGCGCCCAGACCAGGAGAGCCCATTCAACGGGTGCTGGTCTTAGAACTCATGGGTCGCCACAGCAATCTGCTGTTGCTTGATGAGCAAAGACGCGTCATCGCTCCCGGACGACAGGTCCGCGACCATCAATCCAGAATTCGTCCGATCAGCACTGGCGACGATTACTGCCCACCTCCCCCGCTTCAAGGACATCGACCGGACAAAACGGAGCGGTTCGAACGCTGGCAAGAGCGGCTGAGCTTGATTCCGATCCCGCTCAAGAAGGCTCTTCAACAGACTTATCAAGGGATTAGCCCCGCATTGGCCACTCAACTGGCGGGGAGTTGGCTCACAACCCCTGTGGATCAGCTGAAGGCTGAACAGTGGGAAACCTTGCATCGCCGCTGGTGTCGATGGCTAGAGCAGATGGACCTGGAAACCTTTGCACTCCAAACCAATCCCAATGGGAGCTACCGCGTTTGGGGAGAGAATCCAGCGGCAACGCAAGATTCGCTGGCCCTTGGCTTAGGCAAGTTTTATCAAGAACGGCTCGGGCAACGCGTCTTGGCCAAAGCCCAAGAGGAGCTGCGGCACAAAATCGAGCGCTGGCGTTCCAAAGAAGAGTCAGAGTTAAACGACCAACAGCAGAGACTCAAGGCCACCGAAAACCATGCCGAGATTCAGCAACAAGCTGATGCTCTGCTTTCTCTGCGGCAACCCAACCGAGACCAAATCAACGAAGCACAAAAGCTCTACAAACGGGCGAGAAAATTGCGACGGTCCGTTGCAATCCTGAATGAACGGATCGATCACCACCAGCAACGCCTCGCTTTAATTCACGGCAGCGAAGGCTTTATCGAAGAGCAACTCGATGCGATGTGGCAAGACGACCTAGCTCGAAAAATCGGCTTACAGGAACTTCAACGGGAACTCGACGATCTTCTATCGCCAGGGGAGCCTCCGCAATCAAGACGTCGGCAAAAACAGAACCAGCCTCAACCACTGGAGCTCACGAGCCCCAGTGGCATCTTGGTTCAAGTGGGTCGCAATCATCGGCAGAACGACTGGATCAGCTTGCGCCAGGCTCGTAGCGGCGACCTTTGGTTTCATGCCCAGGAATGTCCGGGTAGCCATGTCGTGCTTAAAAGCTCCAATGCTCCAGCGGATGAAGACGACCTTCAACTCGCGACGGATCTTGCCGCCTACTTCAGTCGAGCACGGGGGAACTCCATCGCCTCGGTGGTGATGGTTCCAACCGATCAACTGCAGCGAATTGCTGGAGCAGGACCCGGCACCGTGCGCCATGGATCAGGTGAAATTCGCTGGGGACATCCGCAACGCATTAAGGAACGCCTCTTTCCCCCTAGCTTGGTTGAAAAGACGGGCTGA
- the tatC gene encoding twin-arginine translocase subunit TatC: MEMPLMEHLEELRGRVLKSLLAVVIGAALCLVVVKPLVRLLEAPAKGIHFLQLAPGEFLFVSLKVAGYAGLTLALPYVLFQLLAFVLPGLTVRERRLIAPAVAGSAVLFLVGLIFAWWALVPAALNFLVSYGADVVEPLWSIERYLDFVLLLMLATGLAFQLPVLQLLLGVLGLVRWRSMLGAWRWVVLGSALAGAVLTPSTDPITMLLLASAITGLFIIGVGLVAFTEKLKPETP, encoded by the coding sequence GTGGAAATGCCCCTCATGGAGCACCTGGAAGAACTGCGCGGAAGGGTTCTGAAGAGTCTTCTAGCGGTGGTCATCGGTGCAGCGCTTTGCCTGGTGGTTGTCAAACCCCTCGTTCGCCTTTTGGAAGCGCCTGCAAAGGGAATTCACTTCCTGCAACTCGCGCCTGGAGAGTTCCTATTCGTCTCGTTGAAAGTGGCCGGCTATGCGGGACTCACCCTCGCCCTGCCCTATGTGTTGTTCCAGTTATTGGCATTTGTGCTGCCGGGTCTCACCGTGCGCGAACGCCGCTTAATTGCCCCGGCCGTCGCGGGATCAGCGGTGTTGTTTTTGGTGGGTCTCATCTTTGCCTGGTGGGCCCTGGTTCCAGCGGCATTGAACTTCTTGGTGAGCTACGGGGCTGATGTGGTGGAACCGCTTTGGTCGATTGAGCGCTATCTCGATTTCGTTTTACTGCTGATGTTGGCCACAGGGTTGGCTTTTCAACTGCCGGTGCTCCAACTCTTACTTGGCGTTCTTGGGCTTGTTCGCTGGCGCTCCATGCTCGGGGCTTGGCGCTGGGTCGTGCTGGGATCAGCCCTGGCGGGAGCCGTACTCACCCCCTCCACCGATCCAATCACGATGTTGTTGTTGGCCAGTGCGATTACAGGTCTCTTCATTATTGGCGTCGGGCTTGTCGCCTTCACCGAAAAACTCAAACCAGAAACTCCTTAA
- a CDS encoding photosystem I reaction center subunit III, which yields MRRLFAVVLSTLLVFGFAPVAKADVAGLTPCAESARFQQRASAASTPQAKARFEMYSQAVCGEDGLPHLIVDGRWSHAGDFVLPGIMFLYINGCIGWAGREYLKATRGKNAAMNEIQIDLSIAFKSLLAAASWPLAAFGELTSGKLTEDDAKVTVSPR from the coding sequence ATGCGTCGTCTTTTCGCCGTTGTGCTCTCGACCCTCCTGGTGTTCGGCTTCGCCCCCGTCGCTAAGGCGGATGTGGCCGGCTTAACCCCCTGCGCTGAAAGCGCACGCTTCCAGCAACGCGCTTCTGCTGCTTCAACACCCCAGGCGAAAGCCCGGTTTGAGATGTACAGCCAAGCGGTATGCGGAGAAGATGGTCTGCCCCATCTCATCGTTGATGGCCGTTGGAGCCACGCCGGTGACTTCGTCCTTCCCGGGATCATGTTCCTCTACATCAATGGATGTATTGGTTGGGCTGGTCGCGAATATCTCAAAGCAACCCGTGGCAAGAACGCAGCCATGAATGAGATCCAAATCGATCTCAGCATTGCGTTTAAAAGCCTCTTGGCAGCTGCTAGCTGGCCCCTGGCAGCCTTTGGCGAATTAACAAGTGGAAAACTGACGGAAGACGACGCCAAGGTGACCGTCTCCCCGCGCTGA
- a CDS encoding DUF3067 family protein, protein MLDQDSSSAVNPLGVEEVIGCLRQRWRATYDLQLVVRRRRLYLHVMWAFLEQQSFPMDENSYRGHLAEVLDVVNRLGLADEVRNWLFTTRDKPRLGKALSLQLQLEGPEAESLLKEFLV, encoded by the coding sequence GTGCTTGATCAAGACTCTTCATCGGCTGTTAATCCCCTCGGTGTGGAGGAGGTGATTGGCTGTCTACGCCAGCGCTGGAGGGCGACTTACGACCTTCAACTGGTGGTGCGACGCCGCCGTCTCTACCTGCACGTGATGTGGGCATTTTTAGAGCAACAGTCCTTCCCCATGGATGAAAACAGCTATCGAGGCCACCTTGCAGAGGTCTTGGATGTTGTGAATCGTCTTGGTTTGGCGGATGAAGTGCGCAATTGGCTGTTTACAACGCGCGATAAACCACGTCTCGGGAAAGCGTTGAGCCTCCAATTGCAGTTGGAGGGACCTGAAGCGGAGAGCTTGCTTAAGGAGTTTCTGGTTTGA
- the petA gene encoding cytochrome f, whose protein sequence is MRRHLSLVLGSLVIGLALLIAPGASWAYPFWAQQNYDSPREATGKIVCANCHLAKKLTQAEVPQSVLPDSVFTASVKVPYEEGIKEIGADGSEVQLQVGAVVMLPDGFTLAPQDRWTDEIKEETEGVYFTQYSDEQPNILLVGPIPGDQNQEIVFPVLSPDPATDSNIHFGKYQIHVGGNRGRGQVYPTGEKSNNTVFTAPAEGKVASIDAGDNGASVVTIQAADGTSTSETIPVGPQLLVNVGDTVAAGDAITNDPNVGGFGQVDAEIVLQNPVRIYGLLAFFAAVAIAQIMLVLKKRQIEKVQAAEGNF, encoded by the coding sequence ATGCGTCGCCATCTCTCTCTTGTTCTCGGTTCGCTGGTTATCGGCCTAGCGCTGCTGATTGCCCCAGGCGCAAGCTGGGCGTATCCGTTCTGGGCCCAGCAGAACTACGACAGTCCCAGGGAAGCTACCGGCAAAATCGTTTGCGCCAACTGCCACCTCGCCAAAAAGCTCACCCAAGCTGAGGTACCTCAATCGGTGCTCCCAGACAGCGTGTTCACGGCGAGCGTGAAAGTTCCCTACGAAGAGGGAATCAAGGAAATTGGTGCGGATGGCAGCGAAGTCCAACTGCAAGTTGGTGCCGTCGTGATGCTTCCCGATGGCTTCACCTTGGCCCCTCAAGACCGCTGGACGGATGAAATCAAGGAGGAAACCGAAGGGGTCTATTTCACCCAGTACAGCGACGAACAGCCCAACATCCTGCTTGTGGGTCCGATTCCTGGCGATCAAAACCAAGAAATCGTTTTCCCTGTTCTCTCGCCTGATCCCGCCACCGACAGCAATATCCACTTTGGTAAGTACCAAATTCATGTGGGTGGAAACCGTGGCCGCGGCCAGGTTTATCCAACCGGTGAAAAGAGCAACAACACCGTCTTCACCGCTCCAGCCGAAGGCAAAGTTGCTTCAATCGATGCAGGTGACAACGGGGCCAGTGTCGTCACCATCCAGGCTGCTGATGGCACCAGTACAAGCGAAACCATCCCAGTTGGTCCCCAGCTGCTGGTGAATGTGGGCGACACCGTTGCAGCTGGTGATGCCATCACCAACGATCCAAACGTGGGTGGATTCGGCCAGGTGGACGCTGAGATTGTTCTCCAGAATCCTGTTCGCATCTACGGCTTACTCGCCTTCTTCGCTGCGGTTGCTATCGCACAAATCATGTTGGTGCTGAAGAAGCGGCAAATTGAAAAAGTGCAAGCCGCTGAAGGCAACTTCTAA
- the psaJ gene encoding photosystem I reaction center subunit IX, with product MKKFLTTAPVVAAIWFTATAGILIEWNRFFPDLLFHPM from the coding sequence ATGAAAAAATTTCTCACCACCGCTCCCGTTGTTGCAGCGATTTGGTTTACAGCAACCGCTGGAATCCTGATCGAATGGAACCGCTTTTTCCCTGATCTTCTGTTCCACCCGATGTAA
- the gmk gene encoding guanylate kinase, translating into MAHNGRLTVLTGPSGVGKGTLVKRLLEQHPEIWLSVSATTRDPRAGEEEGVSYFFHPRDTFDALVESGGLLEWAEFASNCYGTPRAPVEQQLAAGRPVLLEIELEGARQVRRSFPDAFQVFLAPPSFTELERRIRGRGTDTEDAIQRRLARASEELNAQNEFDAVVINDDLDQALKQLETHMQLPAD; encoded by the coding sequence ATGGCACACAACGGCAGGCTCACCGTGCTTACAGGTCCAAGCGGCGTTGGTAAGGGAACGTTGGTGAAGCGACTGTTGGAGCAACATCCTGAAATTTGGCTCTCCGTTTCAGCAACAACAAGGGATCCGCGCGCTGGGGAAGAAGAGGGGGTGAGTTATTTCTTCCACCCCCGCGACACCTTTGATGCGCTTGTCGAGTCCGGCGGATTGCTCGAATGGGCTGAGTTTGCCTCCAATTGCTACGGCACCCCCCGTGCTCCGGTGGAGCAGCAGCTTGCGGCCGGTCGGCCTGTGCTTTTAGAAATTGAGCTTGAGGGTGCCCGGCAGGTGCGTCGTAGCTTTCCTGACGCTTTTCAGGTGTTCCTCGCTCCCCCCAGTTTTACGGAATTAGAGCGGCGGATTCGAGGTCGGGGTACCGACACGGAGGATGCGATTCAACGTCGACTCGCCCGAGCCAGTGAGGAGCTCAATGCCCAAAACGAATTTGATGCGGTGGTGATCAACGACGATCTTGATCAGGCGTTGAAACAGCTCGAGACGCATATGCAATTGCCTGCTGATTAA
- a CDS encoding chlorophyll a/b-binding protein: protein MADQSGQKTAMQTSEPVGSAELNEWKRGFTPQAEIWNGRLAMIGLSAGMAVVLVSRVFNAG from the coding sequence ATGGCAGATCAGTCAGGGCAAAAAACAGCAATGCAGACCTCTGAACCCGTGGGATCTGCTGAACTCAACGAATGGAAGCGCGGCTTCACACCTCAGGCGGAGATTTGGAATGGACGGCTCGCCATGATTGGTTTATCTGCAGGAATGGCCGTGGTGCTGGTGTCGAGGGTGTTCAACGCGGGTTGA
- the tsaD gene encoding tRNA (adenosine(37)-N6)-threonylcarbamoyltransferase complex transferase subunit TsaD — MHTVLALETSCDESAAAVVRHKTDGSVEVLASGIASQVEEHALWGGVVPEIASRRHVEALPALVRAVLRDSGLSISELHAVAATVAPGLAGALMVASVTGRTLAALHQVPFLGIHHLEGHLASAALGEHAPAPPYLVLLVSGGHTELIRVGLHGEMERLGRSHDDAAGEAFDKVARLLGLGYPGGPAIQAIAASGNSKRFSLPKGRISLRGGGFHPYDFSFSGLKTAMLRTVESCQCSGGELPLADLAASFEQVVADVLVERAIRCALDHNLTQLVMVGGVAANQRLRLLMAKQGNQHGVGVSIAPLAYCTDNAAMIGAAALNRLKRGMVSSSDETGVAARWPLERADALYEASPAF, encoded by the coding sequence ATGCATACCGTGCTTGCCCTCGAAACAAGTTGTGACGAGTCAGCCGCTGCGGTTGTACGCCACAAAACCGATGGCAGCGTTGAGGTTTTGGCGTCTGGGATTGCGTCACAAGTTGAGGAGCATGCTCTCTGGGGTGGGGTTGTTCCAGAGATTGCCTCGCGTCGTCATGTGGAGGCTTTGCCCGCATTAGTGCGGGCAGTTTTGCGGGACTCCGGGCTGTCGATTTCTGAGTTGCATGCGGTCGCAGCAACCGTGGCACCAGGCTTGGCAGGCGCTTTGATGGTGGCGTCAGTGACGGGTCGCACCCTTGCGGCTTTGCATCAGGTGCCTTTTTTGGGAATTCATCACCTCGAAGGGCATTTGGCATCAGCCGCCCTGGGTGAGCATGCCCCCGCTCCTCCTTATCTAGTTCTTTTGGTGAGTGGTGGTCACACCGAGCTGATTCGTGTGGGTCTCCACGGAGAGATGGAACGACTCGGCCGAAGTCATGACGATGCCGCTGGTGAAGCCTTTGACAAGGTGGCTCGGCTGCTGGGTCTTGGGTATCCGGGTGGTCCCGCGATTCAGGCCATCGCTGCTTCAGGGAATTCCAAACGTTTTTCACTGCCGAAAGGACGGATCTCTCTGCGGGGTGGTGGATTTCATCCCTACGACTTTTCCTTCAGTGGATTGAAGACAGCCATGTTGCGCACTGTTGAGTCGTGCCAGTGCTCTGGGGGTGAACTGCCTCTGGCCGATCTCGCGGCCAGTTTTGAGCAGGTGGTGGCTGATGTCTTGGTGGAACGCGCTATCCGTTGTGCCCTTGATCACAACCTCACGCAGCTTGTGATGGTGGGTGGTGTGGCTGCCAACCAACGTCTAAGACTCCTGATGGCGAAACAGGGCAATCAGCATGGTGTTGGCGTATCCATTGCTCCTTTGGCGTATTGCACCGATAACGCCGCCATGATTGGAGCCGCAGCGCTCAACCGGTTGAAGCGTGGGATGGTGTCGTCAAGCGACGAAACAGGGGTAGCAGCTCGCTGGCCATTGGAACGGGCTGATGCGCTTTACGAAGCTTCACCTGCCTTTTGA
- a CDS encoding type IV pilus twitching motility protein PilT, with protein sequence MAQRWCCSLRGPAMVLRLIPQTILSMEELNLPEVLKDLAARPKGLVLVTGPTGSGKSTTLAAMIDWINRNKTCHILTIEDPVEFVHESRKSLIRHREVGLNTLKFHHALRAALREDPDVILVGEIRDQETLSTALEAAQTGHLVFGTLHTNSAVKTVERVLGMYAPEEQSSIRRSLSESLVGVIAQGLIRTNDNKRAAYHDILVNTDACRDYIQQGCLDEVEDIMSRSSFDGMVTSNQSLQALVEAYRVTSDRAVAVSLKPHELAQALRGRD encoded by the coding sequence GTGGCCCAGCGATGGTGCTGCTCATTGCGTGGCCCAGCGATGGTGCTGCGGCTCATCCCTCAAACCATCCTCAGCATGGAGGAGCTCAACCTTCCAGAGGTGCTCAAAGATTTAGCAGCACGTCCCAAGGGACTCGTGCTGGTGACAGGACCGACTGGATCTGGAAAGAGCACAACTTTGGCCGCCATGATCGATTGGATCAATCGCAACAAAACCTGCCACATCCTCACTATCGAAGATCCGGTGGAATTTGTGCATGAAAGCCGAAAGTCCCTGATTCGTCACCGCGAAGTGGGCTTGAACACCCTGAAGTTCCATCACGCCTTGCGGGCCGCCTTACGAGAAGATCCAGATGTGATCCTGGTGGGGGAAATCCGAGATCAGGAGACCCTTTCAACAGCGCTTGAAGCAGCTCAAACCGGTCACTTGGTGTTTGGGACGCTGCACACCAACTCAGCAGTTAAAACCGTAGAGAGAGTGCTCGGGATGTATGCGCCTGAGGAACAATCCAGCATTCGCCGATCACTCTCCGAATCCTTAGTTGGGGTGATCGCTCAGGGGCTGATTCGCACCAACGACAACAAACGGGCTGCTTATCACGACATCCTGGTCAATACAGATGCCTGCAGGGATTACATCCAGCAGGGATGCCTTGATGAGGTGGAAGACATCATGTCGCGAAGCAGTTTTGATGGCATGGTCACATCAAATCAATCGCTTCAAGCCCTTGTTGAAGCGTATCGCGTTACATCAGATCGAGCTGTTGCGGTGAGCTTGAAACCGCATGAGCTCGCCCAGGCCCTACGCGGACGAGATTGA
- the lgt gene encoding prolipoprotein diacylglyceryl transferase: protein MFASPGPELFQFGPFVLRWYGLLIAAAVLIGLNLSSALAQQRKLENGLVSDLLPLLVLFSVIGARIYYVAFEWHNYAATPLKALAIWEGGIAIHGALIAGTLTLVLFCRWRQQSFWDVLDVLVPSVALGQAIGRWGNFFNSEAFGIPTDLPWKLFIPEQNRPIIYINQDFFHPTFLYESLWNFALFIILILLFRWGAEHLNKLPAGAMSCIYLVGYSLGRVWIEGLRIDSLCIGALPPACEGGLRIAQLMSGVLAFAGGLGLWWLYGRKKLLPDPGFRPN, encoded by the coding sequence ATGTTTGCTTCTCCTGGGCCCGAGCTGTTTCAGTTCGGGCCTTTTGTTTTGCGTTGGTATGGGCTGCTGATTGCAGCAGCTGTCTTGATCGGGCTCAACCTCTCGAGCGCACTCGCACAACAGCGCAAGCTTGAAAACGGGCTAGTCAGCGACCTGCTCCCCTTACTTGTGTTGTTCTCCGTGATTGGAGCACGGATCTATTACGTTGCCTTTGAGTGGCATAACTATGCAGCCACGCCCCTAAAGGCGCTCGCAATTTGGGAAGGTGGCATCGCAATTCATGGCGCCTTAATTGCTGGAACTCTCACGCTGGTTCTGTTCTGCCGATGGCGTCAACAATCCTTCTGGGATGTGCTTGATGTTCTTGTTCCTTCCGTGGCCCTTGGACAAGCCATTGGACGCTGGGGCAACTTTTTCAACTCAGAGGCCTTCGGAATCCCAACAGATCTACCTTGGAAACTTTTCATTCCAGAACAAAATAGACCAATAATTTACATCAATCAAGATTTTTTCCACCCAACTTTCTTGTACGAATCACTCTGGAATTTTGCCCTATTTATCATTTTAATCCTTCTATTTCGATGGGGGGCTGAGCATCTCAACAAGCTTCCTGCCGGTGCAATGAGCTGCATTTACTTGGTGGGTTACAGCCTGGGCCGGGTTTGGATTGAAGGCCTACGCATCGACTCCCTTTGCATCGGTGCTCTCCCACCAGCTTGTGAAGGCGGTCTCCGCATTGCCCAACTCATGAGTGGAGTGCTTGCTTTTGCAGGAGGCCTCGGCCTTTGGTGGCTCTATGGCCGGAAGAAACTCTTACCAGATCCAGGCTTTCGACCCAACTGA